The Euphorbia lathyris chromosome 8, ddEupLath1.1, whole genome shotgun sequence genome has a window encoding:
- the LOC136203695 gene encoding uncharacterized protein, protein MAALAMKKIEMMIVIVIGILATAVLSEYVEVTPAPGPSIWTEKAAVLSEYVDVAPAPGPSIWTEKAAALSEYVEVAPAPGPSIWTEKAAVLSEYVEVATALGPSIWTEKAAVLSEYVEVAPAPGPSIWTEKAAVLSEYVEVAPAPGPSIWTEKAAVLSEYVDVAPAPGPSIWTEKTAVLSEYVDVAPAPGPSIWTEKAAVLSEYVNVAPAPGPSIWTEKATVNAEGGNECWSALVGIPGCLNGTRSGEAAIFSTACCNEANKITEDCWLKLFPLFPFIAQLLKNFCSLLPSPPPSV, encoded by the coding sequence ATGGCAGCATTAGCAATGAAGAAAATTGAGATGATGATTGTGATAGTCATAGGAATTTTAGCCACAGCAGTATTATCAGAATATGTGGAAGTAACCCCAGCGCCAGGCCCAAGTATATGGACAGAGAAAGCAGCAGTATTATCAGAATATGTGGATGTAGCCCCAGCCCCAGGTCCAAGTATATGGACAGAGAAAGCAGCAGCATTATCAGAATATGTGGAAGTAGCCCCAGCCCCAGGTCCAAGTATATGGACAGAGAAAGCAGCAGTATTATCAGAATATGTGGAAGTAGCCACAGCCCTAGGCCCAAGTATATGGACAGAGAAAGCAGCAGTATTATCAGAATATGTGGAAGTAGCCCCAGCCCCAGGCCCAAGTATATGGACAGAGAAAGCAGCAGTATTATCAGAATATGTGGAAGTAGCCCCAGCCCCAGGTCCAAGTATATGGACGGAGAAAGCAGCCGTATTATCAGAATATGTGGATGTAGCCCCAGCCCCAGGGCCAAGTATATGGACAGAGAAAACAGCCGTATTATCAGAATATGTGGATGTAGCCCCAGCCCCAGGTCCAAGTATATGGACAGAGAAAGCAGCAGTATTATCAGAATATGTGAATGTAGCCCCAGCCCCAGGTCCAAGTATATGGACAGAGAAAGCAACAGTAAATGCAGAAGGGGGAAACGAGTGCTGGTCAGCTCTTGTAGGCATACCAGGATGCCTTAATGGTACTCGTAGTGGGGAAGCAGCCATCTTTAGCACTGCTTGTTGCAACGAAGCTAACAAAATCACTGAAGATTGCTGGCTTAAATTGTTCCCTTTGTTTCCATTCATAGCCCAACTTCTCAAGAACTTCTGCTCTCTACTCCCTTCCCCTCCCCCTTCCGTATGA